The sequence below is a genomic window from Armatimonadota bacterium.
AGAGACACTGGCGTCAGCGTGGCTTTGAATTTCGACGACCAACAAACGTACTACGGCGTTGGCTACTTGCCCTCAGGAAGCACGACGATCCTCCAAATGCCCGGCTCGGGTGTTTCGCCGGTCGCAATCTCCAACAACGGAATCGTGATCGGAGGTGCGAAGATCGATTCAAACGGTCTCTTCCAATTCCCGAACGTCACGCCGATGGTTTGGGCAAACGTTCAGTCCGACCCGGTCGACCTCAACACCCTGATCCCAAGCGGAACGGGCTGGGTCCTCGGCTTGCCCAAATACATTCTCGCCAACGGCGACATCATCGGCCAAGGAAAGCTCACGGTGAGTGGAGTCACCACCGACGAGTGGTACTACATCCAACGCCAATAAACCCTACGGCACGCGGCGAATTTCGGGATCGGTAAAGATGTCGAGTTCGTCGCGGCTCTTCGTCGAAAACTCGGAGACGACGGCCCCGTCGTCTCCGGCCTGGAACCAGTGCAACGTATTCGGTAGGATCGTGTACTGCTCGCCCGGCCCAAGCGCCACCTCATGCCAAACGGTATAGGCCGACTCCCGCCTCGCTGGCGGACGGCACGACGGATTCGGTGTCGCCTCCCCCTCGACGTACAGGTACACCATCCCCCAACGACATCGAAACGTCTCCTCCTTGCCCGGGTCGTCACCCACCGGCGGATGCCGATGCTCAGGGCATGTCTGCCGCGGAAACAACACCAACTCCTTGGCACAGCACCGCTCCGTGTTGATGTACGTCACCAATTCTAGACCGGTCGTTTCCAACTCACCCAAGCCGAAGTCGGCGACTTCGATATGCTCAGCTTCCGTCGGCGTCAGCACAATCCCTGCGCGGCCGAGCATCTCCTTTGCCCGGCTCCGTACCAAAGCCATTTCCTGCGGCGAGACCATCGCCCCAGTCTATATCCTCGCCGACCAAATCCCACCTTCTACCGACCGCTAGACTGGATATAATTTCGCGGATGGTCCTCCCTCAACTCTGCCTTTATCTGGCCGCCAATCTCTATTCCCAAGCCAAGCCAAGCGAATTCAAAGGCGTCGAGTACACGTTGCCCGCCAACTGGCAGGTCCAACAGTCCGCGGAGGTCCTCATTCTCACGCCAAACCATCTCGACGAAGGCAAGATCGTGGCCGTCATCGTCGCTCCGCCGATCCCCAAGAGCGGCAAGCCTTGGCTCGATAATTTCAACGTCTTTCTCGCTGCCGCCGGCGAAAAGACTCACGTGGTCTCTCATGGCGAAACACAATCGACCAAGCGTCCACCTTACGAAATATTTGTACAACTTCAAAAGCTAAAAGATGATAATATCGGCGACTACCAATGCCTTTACCAAATGGTCGCCGACGACGATAACGGGGCGTGCATGTGCGTCATGTCCAACGACGACACCCTCGTCGAGAAATACCAAAAAGACCTTTCGCAGATCCTCCTCAGCTCGCGCCCCAAGAAGGCCGCCAAGAAAATCCGCACCGGCGACACGCCAGGTCTCTACCTCGGCAGCCCCGGCTGGCTCCCCAGCGGCCGCGGGACCGAAATCCCGAAGGCGCATTTGGTCGATGGCAAGCCGACCGGCATGTGGATGAATGCCGGATTTGAGCTCAATAGCAAAAGCGCCATCTTTGCCACCATCTACCTGCCCGACGGCACGATGGTTCGCTTTCCCCGGTTCGGCGGCGGAAACCTAATCGACATCGAAGGCGAGCGCGCCAACCCCAACGACGCCAAGAGCGTGGGCACCTGGAGCGTCGGCAACGGCACGATGACCACCCACATCAGCGGCGGCAACTCGACCTTCAAGTATTCGACCGGCAAAGACGACGAGGGCGAATTCTTCCTGTATGGCGGCGCGAAATACCGCCCGTGCGTACCCGTGACCGCCGATTACTTAGTGGGCAAATGGCACATTCCGGGCGCGGGCGAGTACGAATTTGCAAAGGACGGCACCGTCAAGTACAGCTTCTCCTTTCAGCCCGAAAACGGGCCCGACCGAAGATCGACTGGGACCTGGGTGCTCGACGGATACCTGTTCGCCGTCGACCAACCCAACCTCTACATCGTCAACAGCATCTACCGATTTGGAACCGACAGCATCGTCATCGGCGAGCATATCTACTCCCGCGTCAAATAGCGCCTGCCCGTATACTGGAAGGACCTCCCGTGCAAGTAGTTCGCAATTTGGCCCTCGGTGCACTCGCCGTCACGATCTTCGCCTGCGGCGGAGTCACGTCGGGCGTCAAAACCACGTCCTTCGGCACGCCCGTGGTCATTGCCGTGCCCGACAATGGCAACACAACCCTAACCGGTTTCGCCGCCAACGGCAAGATGGTCGGCAACTTCGTGGCCAATGGATCATCGACCTCGGTTCCCTACTATTGGGAGTCTCCGACCGCCACACCCGCGATGCTCCAAGGAACGGATTGCTACGCCAACGCGATCAACTCCTCCGGAGCCATCGTCGGCAACATGCAGACCGGATCGGGAAATCAGCTGGCCGCATTCTGGGGTTCGCCGCAATCCGCTCCCGTCACCCTCCCCGAGGCTCCCGCCACTCCCCACCAAACGAACGCGACCTCCATCAACGAAAGCAATGTGATCGTCGGCCAAGATGGCAGCTTCGGTGTGTACTGGGACGCCTCGCACGCGACCGCATACGCCTTCGGCGGACCAAATTTAGAGGGCGTCTATAACGCCGCTATCGCCGACTCAGGGACCATCTACTTCACCATCTATTCAAGCCTGACCAACAACCTAGCCCACCGGCTTTGTACGTTCACAAACTTTCCGAACGAGCCCGCCGCCTACGTCCCTGGCACGAACGCTCACTCGGCATACTCCGAGTTCGTCGCCCTCAATCGCTTCCGAGGTCAGGCCGCGATCCTCGATACCAACCTGGGCGGCGTGCCCTCTGGCTCCGAGGTCCTTCTCGATCCCGCCTTTGCTCCCTCACAACTCACCGGCACCGATGCCCGAGTCAAGTACGTCGGCGACGACGGCGTCTACTGCGGGGCCGAAGGGTTCGGCGTCGATCAGTTCGCCGTCATTTGGCAAAGCGGCATCTCGAAGCCGGTCAATATGAATAACCTCATCCCGCCTGGCTCGGGGCTCGTCCTCACCGACGCCCTATTCCAAACGTCCGATGGCGGTGTCATCGGCATCGCCCGGCAAACCAGTTCGGGCAAAAGCGTGTACGTCTACGTCCCGAGAGCGCCCTAAGAAATCAGCCCCTGAACGCCTTCTCGTAGCTGTCCTCGTAAGTCACGAGGCACTCCTTGAAGCTCACATCGGCGTCGTGCCCCTTCTCGTCGACGAGTTCAAAGGTGCCGTTGAGGACCCGGCACCGCTGGACCTTCATGTTCGTCCACGGCATGGTTTTAAACTTCACGCCGATGAAGTGCATCTTGAAATCGTGCAGTTGCCCTTTGACCGACTGGCAAATCTCAAGCTCCATTTCATTCTCGTCCATCGATCGCGCCACCCGAGTGACCTCGCACGCTCGCAGGGGAAAGTTTCGGACGAATTGCTCAAGAGGCATGGATTTGCTCACGCCTCATCTTACTGCTATTCGAGACTCAAATGAAAACCGGCTACTCCCAACTGCAAACTGCCGACTCCCAACTTTTTTCATCTCCTCTTAGAGTCTGTCGCACCGCAAGCGAAGACCTGATCCCGGAGGGATCACAGATGGTAGCCGGGCGGTCGGAGCGAGGGACGAGCGTAGACCCCCGGTAGCATTCGAACCTGAAATGGTCCGAGGAGTCCCGATATTCGGGACGACCCCGCCATTATGGCGGCGACAAATGGGTCGTCAAATGTTTGGAAAAACTGCTGTGCGACAGGCACTCTTAGGAGAGGACCCTCCCGCGACCTTAGGAGCTTGTCGTTAGACCCCGCCGAGCATCGCGAGGAAGAGCCCTTGGAAAAGGGTGCCACAAAGGCACTATTTTCTGAGGATGAAGCGAAGCTGAATCGGGGGGAGGAGGTGAGGTAGATAAACGCTCCAAACTCCCAACCCTCGTAGCGAAGCGGAAACCCCCGAACCATCGGGCCAACTCCCAACTCCCAACTCCCAACTCCCAACTCCCAACCTAATTCGCCAACGCCGTAAACCCTTCCGACGGCGTCCGCATAAACTTGATCTTCGGATGCTGTTCAACCTGGTAGTTGCAGCCCCACTCGGTCGTAAACAGCGCCACCGGAACCCCGTAGTTGTCCTCCAGACCCACCGCGTTCGAGCCCCAATAGATGCCCTTGATCTCCGCCGCGTCGCCGTCCAGCCACCGAATAATCTCGTACGGCATCATCTCCACGTTGGTCTTCACGCCGTACTCGGCGATCAGCCGGTACTGAACGACCTCGAACTGCAATCGCCCAATCGCGCCCAAAATCGGCTCGCGCTGAACGCTTTTCGGGTTCCAGAAAAGCTGAACCAGGCCCTCTTGGCACAACTGCTCCACCCCCTTCTCAAAGTTCTTCAGCTTCGATACGTCCATGTTCGTCAGCCGCGCAAACACCTCCGGCACAAACTCAGGCACCTCGCTGTACTGAATCTTGGCGTTGGTCGTCACCGTGTCGCCCAGCATAAACGCCCCTGGGTTCGTCAGGCCCACGATGTCGCCCGGGTACGCCAGTTCGACCGTCTCCCGCTCCTGCGCAAACAGCCGTTGCGGGCGCGACAGCTTCAGCCGCTTGTTGCTCCGCTTGTTCAGCACCTCCATGTCCTTCTCAAACATGCCCGAAACGATCCGCACAAACGCGATTCGGTCGCGATGGTTGGGGTCCATGTTCGCCTGAATCTTGAACACGAAGCCGCTGAAATCGTCGCTCTCCACCACGTCCTTCGTCTTCGCCAAGCGGCTCTCGGGCGTCGGCGCCATGGTCATAAATTGGTCCAGGAACAGGCTCACGCCGAAGTTGGTCAGCGCCGAACCGAAGAAGATCGGCGTCAGATTTCCCGCCAAAACCCTCTCCAAATCGAACGGCTCGCCCGCCACGTCAAGCAGTTCGATGTCCTCCATGAGCTGGTTGTACTTCGCCTCACCCAGTTCGTCCTTCAGGCGCGGATCGTCGAGTGACAGCTTCGTGGCTTCGATCGCGTTCGAGCCGTGCGACGCCTTGTCGTAAAGGTGCACCGTCTTCGACGCCCGGTCGAACACGCCCTTGAAGTCCACGCCCTGCCCGATCGGCCAGTTCATCGGCGTGCTCTGAATCCCGAGCACGTCTTCGATCTCCGCCATGATCGCTAGCGGCCCCGGACCTTCGTTGTCCAGCTTGTTGACGAACGTAAAGATCGGCAGTCCCCGTTGCTTACACACGGCAAAGAGCTTTCGCGTCTGGCTCTCGACGCCGCTCGCATTGTCGATCAGCATGACCGCCGCGTCGGCCGCCGTCAGGGTTCGATACGTGTCCGCACTGAAGTCGTCGTGCCCCGGAGTGTCCAGCAGGTTCAGCACGTGCCCCTTGTATTCGAACTGAAGCACCGTCGAAGTGATCGAGATGCCGCGCTGTTTTTCTAGCTCCATCCAGTCCGAGGTAGCGGTGCGCTGGTTGCGCCGCGCCTTCACCGACCCCGCCAACTGGATCGCCCCTCCATAAAGCAAAAGCTTCTCGGTGAGGGTCGTCTTTCCGGCGTCGGGGTGAGAGATGATGGCGAACGTGCGGCGACGCTTCGCTTCTTGCTCGATGGTGCTCATAGGGTCTGTTGTTCGCGCTCTCTTGGCCGCCCTAGCCTTGTGCGAAGGAGGCCGTCCGGCGTAGCTTCCTGTCCGACGTAGCTTTAGCGAAGTCAGGATGCGAAAGGCATCTCGCGGGGATACGACTA
It includes:
- a CDS encoding D-lyxose/D-mannose family sugar isomerase, whose amino-acid sequence is MVSPQEMALVRSRAKEMLGRAGIVLTPTEAEHIEVADFGLGELETTGLELVTYINTERCCAKELVLFPRQTCPEHRHPPVGDDPGKEETFRCRWGMVYLYVEGEATPNPSCRPPARRESAYTVWHEVALGPGEQYTILPNTLHWFQAGDDGAVVSEFSTKSRDELDIFTDPEIRRVP
- a CDS encoding peptide chain release factor 3; translation: MSTIEQEAKRRRTFAIISHPDAGKTTLTEKLLLYGGAIQLAGSVKARRNQRTATSDWMELEKQRGISITSTVLQFEYKGHVLNLLDTPGHDDFSADTYRTLTAADAAVMLIDNASGVESQTRKLFAVCKQRGLPIFTFVNKLDNEGPGPLAIMAEIEDVLGIQSTPMNWPIGQGVDFKGVFDRASKTVHLYDKASHGSNAIEATKLSLDDPRLKDELGEAKYNQLMEDIELLDVAGEPFDLERVLAGNLTPIFFGSALTNFGVSLFLDQFMTMAPTPESRLAKTKDVVESDDFSGFVFKIQANMDPNHRDRIAFVRIVSGMFEKDMEVLNKRSNKRLKLSRPQRLFAQERETVELAYPGDIVGLTNPGAFMLGDTVTTNAKIQYSEVPEFVPEVFARLTNMDVSKLKNFEKGVEQLCQEGLVQLFWNPKSVQREPILGAIGRLQFEVVQYRLIAEYGVKTNVEMMPYEIIRWLDGDAAEIKGIYWGSNAVGLEDNYGVPVALFTTEWGCNYQVEQHPKIKFMRTPSEGFTALAN